One genomic region from Neisseria weaveri encodes:
- a CDS encoding surface lipoprotein assembly modifier, with translation MHTNTHRSGRLKTSKAGFAKTSFASFAKIGKAGFTKTGFTTALLLFTCTTTAQTLTPEQKPEPVQPELPELASDQPVWQPAEAASAPIQDIDEATLLARPQLLNLLLDKSVLRNDFDGIGVLLPVYRKLPSSNRDPILLQLAESKLAMHQGRFGEAVAGLRNLIAEKPELNVIRMYLAIALFYDRQDLAAKDQFTKLLAQSDLPEPEKQAINRFLDELRQSHRWQFSGGANYTYEPNINNAPIVKQQGNLDTRSQPESAHGVSYRIGAEKDWVLPHGFTAKFSTDIHGKHYPAHKQYNDLLVNTAAGIGYRNARFDAEIMPFVSKRWWRGGKEESGLKPYSESFGATLGVSTRLDRRWRLNQYARIEKINHEHRFRFDGIRRQTGHTLIYQSNPRQAWFGGLDFQRETLHDPDNSNHQWTASLGWIQEWPKGFSTRTRAAWSKQTYHAPMPWPIQKTRKDRALQLNLSVWHRNIHFWGITPRITWQHTRNKSNVFLYDYRKQNMFVEFSKTF, from the coding sequence ATGCACACCAACACACACCGTTCAGGCCGTCTGAAAACCAGCAAAGCTGGTTTCGCTAAAACGAGCTTTGCGAGTTTCGCCAAAATCGGCAAAGCCGGCTTCACTAAAACGGGTTTCACCACTGCCTTGTTGCTGTTCACATGCACCACAACGGCACAAACACTCACGCCTGAACAAAAACCCGAACCCGTCCAACCCGAACTGCCCGAACTGGCATCCGATCAGCCCGTATGGCAACCCGCCGAAGCAGCCTCCGCGCCCATACAGGATATCGACGAAGCCACTTTGCTCGCCCGACCGCAACTGCTCAACCTGCTGCTGGATAAAAGCGTATTGCGAAACGACTTTGACGGCATCGGCGTATTACTGCCCGTTTACCGCAAACTGCCCTCAAGCAACCGCGACCCCATCCTTTTGCAATTGGCCGAAAGCAAACTGGCCATGCACCAAGGCCGCTTCGGTGAAGCCGTAGCCGGGCTCCGCAACCTGATTGCCGAAAAACCCGAGCTAAACGTAATCCGCATGTATCTGGCGATTGCTCTCTTCTACGACCGCCAAGACCTCGCCGCCAAAGACCAATTTACCAAACTTCTCGCCCAATCCGACCTGCCCGAACCGGAAAAACAAGCCATCAACCGCTTTCTCGACGAACTGCGGCAAAGCCACCGCTGGCAATTCAGCGGCGGAGCCAACTACACCTACGAACCCAATATCAACAACGCCCCCATCGTCAAACAACAAGGCAATCTCGACACCCGATCGCAACCCGAAAGTGCCCACGGCGTCAGCTACCGTATCGGCGCAGAAAAAGACTGGGTGCTGCCGCACGGCTTCACCGCCAAATTCAGCACCGACATCCACGGCAAGCACTATCCCGCACACAAACAATACAACGATCTGCTGGTTAACACCGCCGCCGGTATCGGCTACCGCAACGCCCGTTTTGATGCCGAAATCATGCCGTTCGTTTCCAAACGCTGGTGGCGGGGCGGCAAAGAAGAAAGCGGTCTGAAACCGTATTCCGAGAGCTTCGGCGCCACCCTCGGCGTAAGTACCCGACTCGACCGCCGCTGGCGGCTGAACCAATACGCCCGCATCGAAAAAATCAACCACGAACACCGCTTCCGCTTCGACGGCATCCGCCGCCAAACCGGCCACACCCTGATTTACCAATCCAACCCGCGCCAAGCATGGTTCGGCGGATTGGATTTCCAGCGCGAAACCCTACACGACCCCGACAACAGCAACCACCAATGGACGGCATCGCTGGGCTGGATACAGGAATGGCCCAAAGGCTTCAGCACCCGCACCCGCGCCGCATGGAGCAAACAAACCTACCACGCCCCCATGCCTTGGCCGATTCAAAAAACCCGAAAAGACCGTGCCTTGCAGCTCAACCTTTCCGTATGGCACCGCAATATCCATTTCTGGGGCATTACCCCGCGCATCACTTGGCAGCATACCCGCAACAAGAGTAACGTGTTTCTCTATGATTACCGCAAACAGAATATGTTTGTAGAATTTTCCAAAACATTTTAA
- a CDS encoding thermonuclease family protein, whose translation MTRQTAFLLLLCCFTAGNLHADDLFSWWQSYRNTAKPAGQKQRNESYVRYYEGVVTAVSDGDTLRMTDTHGRKHKIRLAYIDAPELQQAHGLAARRMLEKAVWGQTAEVRIFDIDSYGREVAQVWVQRQDVNLMQIQQGYAWHYASIAKRRQHKQDFAAYAYAEAVARNQRLGLWRDSEPQAPWAFRKAERERTNRFFLW comes from the coding sequence ATGACGCGCCAAACTGCATTTCTGCTCCTGCTTTGCTGCTTTACCGCCGGCAATCTCCACGCCGATGATTTGTTTTCGTGGTGGCAATCTTACCGCAACACCGCCAAACCGGCCGGGCAGAAGCAGAGGAACGAATCTTACGTCCGATATTACGAAGGTGTGGTTACGGCGGTTTCAGACGGCGATACGCTGAGAATGACCGATACCCACGGCCGAAAGCACAAAATACGTCTGGCTTATATTGATGCGCCGGAATTGCAGCAGGCACACGGGCTGGCCGCCCGCAGGATGTTGGAAAAGGCCGTTTGGGGGCAAACCGCAGAAGTGCGTATTTTCGATATTGACAGTTATGGTCGGGAAGTGGCGCAAGTGTGGGTGCAGCGGCAGGATGTGAATTTAATGCAGATTCAACAGGGCTATGCTTGGCACTATGCGTCGATTGCCAAGCGTAGGCAGCACAAACAGGATTTTGCCGCCTACGCTTATGCCGAGGCGGTTGCCCGCAACCAACGGCTCGGCTTGTGGCGGGATAGCGAGCCGCAGGCACCGTGGGCATTCCGTAAGGCGGAACGTGAGCGGACGAACCGCTTTTTTCTGTGGTAA
- the mfd gene encoding transcription-repair coupling factor — MNYPIPAPAQKSRWLDLSRGSLPFFLARCLPEKPVKIILTQDVEQALRLQTAWQFFRPQDKAVFLPDWETLPYERFSPHHDLVSERLAALWQIKQGAADAVFVPVATAMQKLAPVSFLMGRTFWLKTGQTLDIDALRENLVEAGYSNVSNVIAAGEFALRGGILDIFPSGSDAPYRLDMFGDEIDSIKTFDPDTQRTIAPVSEIRLLPAHEFPTDDDAQKIFRSRFREEIEGDYNAATVYKAVSSGHFGAGVEYYLPLFFENELATLFDYIGEEALVVCIGDVHAEASRFWSDVKSRFAMAKGDETYPPLHPQHLYLSEDQFAGRLKPYGQILPDFHGKQHALPDVAVNRQSETPLAALHGFQTAFEGRILLCAESAGRRETMLGFFAQHGLKPKSVDGWQAFLNSDAPLCIAVTQLAYGFQLPSENAGGISESAEPVGRILESDKTQSEQMSDTSIRPTAAHLSDGLSGSLSIDAEPVGRILESDKTQSAQMSDTSIRPTTGLAVITESDLYQYVARSRTARRKKHAQVSDGLLRDLAEINIGDPVVHEEHGIGRYMGLVSMDLGEGSTEMMLLEYANEAQLYVPVSQLHLISRYSGHAYENVQLHRLGTAAWGKAKRKAAEKARDTAAELLNLYAQRAAQEGFKFQFNELDYQAFSDGFGYEETEDQAAAIAAVLKDLTQGKPMDRLVCGDVGFGKTEVALRAAFVAVMGGKQVAVLAPTTLLVEQHAQNFSDRFADFPVKVAQLSRFNSSKETKATLAGMADGTVDIVIGTHKLVQDDIQFKNLGLVIIDEEHRFGVRQKEQLKRLRANVDILTLTATPIPRTLSMALEGLRDFSLITTAPSRRLAVKTFVKPFSEASVREAVLRELKRGGQVFFLHNEVETIENMRERLETLLPEARIGVAHGQLRERELEQVMRDFLQQRFNLLLCSTIIETGIDIPNANTIIINRADKFGLAQLHQLRGRVGRSHHQAYAYLLTPEYITKDAEKRLDAISAADELGAGFTLAMQDLEIRGAGEILGEGQSGEMMQVGFTLYTEMLKQAVRDLKKGRQPDLDAPLGVTTEIKLHSPALLPESYCPDIHERLVLYKRLATCETEGQINSVHEELVDRFGLPEQPVKTLIESHRIRLTAKEMGIDAIDATGDAVTLTFGKHHNIDPAQIILLMQSNKNYRMAGADKLRVSAVMEDVETRIQAVKAVLKKLGEK; from the coding sequence ATGAATTATCCCATCCCCGCCCCCGCCCAAAAATCCCGCTGGCTCGACCTTTCCCGCGGCAGCCTGCCGTTTTTCCTAGCCCGATGCCTGCCTGAAAAGCCCGTTAAAATCATTCTGACGCAAGATGTGGAGCAGGCCCTGCGCCTGCAAACCGCGTGGCAGTTTTTCCGCCCGCAGGATAAGGCCGTGTTTCTGCCCGACTGGGAAACGCTGCCCTACGAGCGTTTTTCGCCGCATCACGATTTGGTGTCGGAACGGCTGGCCGCGCTGTGGCAGATTAAGCAGGGCGCGGCGGATGCGGTGTTCGTGCCGGTGGCCACCGCCATGCAGAAGCTCGCGCCGGTGTCGTTTTTGATGGGGCGCACGTTTTGGCTGAAAACCGGCCAAACTTTGGATATCGACGCGCTGCGGGAAAACTTGGTGGAAGCCGGTTACAGCAATGTTTCCAACGTGATTGCCGCCGGCGAATTCGCCCTGCGCGGCGGCATTTTGGATATTTTCCCCAGCGGCAGCGACGCGCCCTACCGCTTGGATATGTTCGGCGACGAAATCGACAGCATCAAAACCTTCGACCCCGACACCCAGCGCACCATCGCGCCCGTTTCCGAAATCCGCCTGCTGCCCGCGCACGAGTTCCCGACCGACGACGACGCGCAAAAAATCTTCCGCAGCCGTTTCCGCGAAGAAATCGAGGGCGACTACAACGCCGCCACCGTTTACAAAGCCGTGAGCAGCGGCCATTTCGGCGCGGGCGTGGAATATTATCTACCGCTGTTTTTTGAAAACGAATTGGCCACGCTGTTCGACTACATCGGCGAAGAAGCGCTGGTGGTCTGCATCGGCGACGTGCACGCCGAGGCTTCGCGCTTTTGGTCGGATGTCAAATCGCGCTTTGCGATGGCTAAGGGCGATGAAACTTACCCGCCTTTGCATCCACAGCATTTGTATCTCAGTGAAGACCAGTTTGCAGGCCGTCTGAAACCTTACGGCCAAATCCTGCCCGACTTCCACGGCAAACAACACGCGCTGCCCGATGTGGCCGTGAACCGCCAATCCGAAACCCCGCTCGCCGCCCTGCACGGTTTTCAGACGGCCTTTGAGGGCAGGATTCTGTTGTGCGCCGAAAGCGCAGGCCGCCGCGAAACCATGCTCGGCTTTTTTGCCCAACACGGTCTGAAACCGAAAAGCGTGGACGGCTGGCAGGCGTTTTTAAACAGCGATGCGCCGCTGTGCATTGCCGTCACGCAGTTGGCGTACGGGTTTCAGCTGCCGTCTGAAAACGCGGGCGGTATTTCCGAATCGGCCGAACCCGTAGGTCGGATTCTTGAATCCGACAAAACACAATCAGAGCAAATGTCGGATACCAGTATCCGACCTACGGCAGCCCATCTTTCAGACGGCCTTTCAGGTAGCCTGTCCATTGATGCAGAACCCGTAGGTCGGATTCTTGAATCCGACAAAACGCAATCGGCACAAATGTCGGATACAAGTATCCGACCTACAACCGGCCTTGCCGTCATCACCGAATCCGACCTCTACCAATACGTCGCCCGCAGCCGCACCGCACGCCGCAAGAAACACGCTCAAGTTTCAGACGGCCTTTTGCGCGATTTGGCCGAAATCAACATCGGCGACCCCGTGGTACACGAAGAGCACGGCATCGGCCGCTATATGGGCTTGGTCAGCATGGATTTGGGCGAAGGCAGCACCGAAATGATGCTGCTCGAATACGCCAACGAAGCCCAGCTTTATGTGCCCGTGTCGCAGCTGCACCTGATCAGCCGCTATTCCGGCCATGCCTATGAAAACGTGCAACTGCACCGCTTGGGCACCGCTGCATGGGGCAAAGCCAAGCGCAAAGCCGCCGAAAAAGCCCGCGACACCGCCGCCGAACTGCTCAATCTCTACGCCCAACGCGCCGCGCAAGAAGGATTTAAATTCCAGTTTAACGAATTGGACTACCAAGCCTTTTCAGACGGCTTCGGCTACGAAGAAACCGAAGACCAAGCCGCCGCCATCGCCGCCGTACTCAAAGACCTCACCCAAGGCAAGCCGATGGACAGGCTCGTGTGCGGCGATGTCGGTTTCGGCAAAACCGAAGTCGCCTTGCGCGCCGCCTTCGTGGCCGTGATGGGCGGCAAACAAGTGGCCGTGCTTGCGCCTACCACGCTGCTGGTGGAACAACACGCACAAAATTTCAGCGACCGCTTCGCCGATTTTCCCGTTAAAGTTGCCCAGCTTTCCCGCTTCAACAGCAGCAAAGAAACCAAAGCCACGCTCGCCGGCATGGCCGACGGCACGGTCGATATCGTTATCGGCACGCATAAACTCGTGCAAGACGATATCCAATTCAAAAATTTAGGTTTGGTTATCATCGACGAAGAACACCGCTTCGGCGTGCGCCAAAAAGAGCAACTCAAACGCCTGCGCGCCAACGTCGATATCCTCACCCTAACCGCCACCCCCATTCCGCGCACCCTCAGCATGGCGCTCGAAGGATTGCGCGATTTCTCGCTCATCACCACCGCGCCCAGCCGCCGTTTGGCCGTTAAAACCTTCGTCAAGCCCTTCAGCGAAGCCAGCGTGCGCGAAGCCGTGCTGCGCGAACTCAAACGCGGCGGGCAAGTATTCTTTTTACACAACGAAGTCGAAACCATCGAAAACATGCGCGAACGCCTCGAAACCCTGCTGCCCGAAGCCCGTATCGGCGTAGCTCACGGCCAATTACGCGAGCGCGAACTCGAACAAGTGATGCGCGACTTCCTGCAACAGCGGTTCAACCTGCTGCTGTGTTCCACCATCATTGAAACCGGCATCGACATCCCCAACGCCAACACCATCATCATCAACCGCGCCGACAAATTCGGCCTTGCCCAACTGCACCAATTGCGCGGGCGTGTCGGCCGCAGCCACCACCAAGCCTACGCCTACCTGCTCACGCCCGAATACATCACCAAAGATGCTGAAAAACGCCTCGATGCCATTTCCGCCGCCGACGAACTCGGCGCAGGCTTCACCCTTGCCATGCAGGATTTGGAAATCCGCGGCGCCGGCGAAATCCTCGGCGAAGGGCAAAGCGGCGAAATGATGCAGGTCGGCTTCACCCTCTACACCGAAATGCTCAAACAAGCCGTGCGCGACCTCAAAAAAGGCCGCCAGCCCGACCTCGATGCACCGCTGGGCGTAACCACCGAAATCAAACTGCACAGCCCCGCGCTCTTGCCCGAAAGCTACTGCCCCGACATCCACGAGCGCCTAGTGCTCTACAAACGCCTCGCCACCTGCGAAACCGAAGGCCAAATCAACAGCGTGCACGAAGAACTCGTCGACCGCTTCGGCCTGCCCGAACAACCCGTCAAAACCCTGATAGAAAGCCACCGCATCCGCCTGACGGCCAAAGAAATGGGCATAGACGCGATCGATGCCACCGGCGACGCCGTTACCCTCACCTTCGGCAAACACCACAACATCGACCCCGCGCAGATTATCCTGCTGATGCAAAGCAACAAAAACTACCGCATGGCCGGCGCAGACAAATTGCGCGTAAGCGCGGTGATGGAAGATGTGGAAACACGGATTCAAGCGGTGAAAGCGGTTTTGAAGAAGTTGGGGGAGAAGTAA
- the pip gene encoding prolyl aminopeptidase has product MYPIQEPYNSGLLKVSDIHQIYWEESGNPHGIPVIFLHGGPGAGASPKARGFFNPRKYRVVIIDQRGCGRSLPYAETRENTTWDLVADIEKVREMLGIDTWLVFGGSWGSTLSLAYAQTHPERVRGLILRGIFLGRQSEIRWLNEQGGAEHIYPEQWQHYLAPVSEAKRGAIVQAYHEMLFGQDREQALRAAKAWAEWESWLVQFDPKPVEEDAEQALAISRIENHYFVNGCWLENEKALLANVDKIRHIPTVIVQGRYDICTPMQSAWELKQAFPEADLRIVQGGHAAFEGEVAKGLVRAADEFADKLAV; this is encoded by the coding sequence ATGTATCCGATTCAAGAACCTTACAACAGCGGCTTGTTAAAAGTATCCGACATCCATCAAATTTATTGGGAAGAATCCGGCAACCCGCACGGCATTCCGGTGATTTTTCTGCACGGCGGGCCGGGCGCGGGGGCATCGCCGAAAGCGCGCGGCTTTTTCAACCCCCGCAAATACCGCGTGGTGATTATCGACCAGCGCGGTTGCGGGCGTTCGCTGCCCTATGCCGAAACGCGCGAAAACACCACTTGGGATTTGGTGGCGGACATCGAAAAAGTGCGCGAAATGCTCGGTATCGACACATGGCTGGTATTCGGCGGCTCATGGGGCAGCACGCTTTCGCTGGCTTACGCACAAACCCATCCGGAACGTGTGCGTGGCTTGATTTTGCGCGGCATCTTCTTGGGGCGGCAGAGTGAAATCCGCTGGCTCAACGAGCAAGGCGGTGCGGAACACATCTACCCCGAACAGTGGCAGCATTATCTCGCCCCCGTGTCCGAAGCAAAGCGCGGTGCAATCGTGCAGGCCTATCATGAAATGCTGTTCGGCCAAGACCGCGAACAGGCTCTGCGGGCGGCGAAAGCATGGGCGGAATGGGAAAGCTGGCTGGTGCAGTTCGACCCGAAACCGGTGGAAGAAGATGCGGAACAGGCGTTGGCGATTTCGCGCATCGAAAACCATTATTTCGTCAACGGCTGCTGGTTGGAGAACGAAAAAGCATTGCTGGCGAATGTAGACAAAATCCGCCATATCCCCACCGTGATCGTGCAGGGGCGTTACGACATCTGCACGCCGATGCAGAGCGCGTGGGAATTGAAGCAGGCATTCCCCGAAGCTGATTTGCGGATTGTGCAAGGCGGACATGCGGCGTTTGAGGGCGAAGTGGCCAAAGGCTTGGTGCGGGCGGCGGACGAGTTTGCCGATAAATTGGCCGTCTGA
- the hemE gene encoding uroporphyrinogen decarboxylase, whose translation MTPLKNDTFLRALLKQPVEYTPIWMMRQAGRYLPEYKATRARAGSFLDLCKNTELATEVTIQPLERFDLDAAILFSDILTVPDAMGLGLYFAEGEGPKFERALQHEADIAKLEVPDMGKLQYVFDAVTSIRKALDGRVPLIGFSGSPFTLACYMVEGGSSKEFRTIKTMMYSRPDLLHKILDVNAQAVTAYLNAQIDAGAQAVQIFDTWGGVLSDEAFEAFSLRYMKQIVGGLKRESEGRRVPVIVFTKGGGLWLEKMADTGADALGLDWTCNIGEARKRVGGKVALQGNFDPFALFGTPESIRAEAARILEAYGNGSGHVFNLGHGINQHADPEHAKLLVDTVHELSRHYHR comes from the coding sequence ATGACTCCTTTGAAAAACGACACCTTTTTGCGTGCCTTGCTTAAGCAACCCGTTGAATACACACCGATTTGGATGATGCGTCAGGCAGGCCGCTATCTGCCCGAATACAAAGCCACCCGCGCCCGCGCAGGCAGTTTTCTGGATTTGTGCAAAAACACCGAGCTGGCCACCGAAGTGACCATTCAGCCGCTGGAGCGTTTCGATCTGGACGCGGCGATTCTGTTTTCCGACATCTTAACCGTGCCCGATGCGATGGGTTTGGGCTTGTATTTTGCCGAAGGCGAAGGCCCCAAATTCGAGCGTGCTTTGCAGCATGAAGCCGACATCGCCAAGCTGGAAGTGCCGGACATGGGCAAGCTGCAATATGTGTTTGATGCCGTTACCTCCATCCGCAAAGCCTTAGACGGCCGCGTGCCTTTAATCGGTTTTTCCGGCAGCCCGTTTACGCTGGCCTGCTATATGGTGGAAGGCGGCAGCAGCAAGGAATTCCGCACCATCAAAACCATGATGTATTCGCGCCCCGACTTGCTGCACAAGATTTTGGATGTCAACGCCCAAGCCGTAACCGCCTATCTGAACGCGCAAATCGATGCGGGCGCGCAGGCGGTGCAGATTTTCGATACATGGGGCGGCGTGTTGAGCGATGAGGCGTTTGAAGCCTTCAGTCTGCGCTACATGAAGCAGATTGTCGGCGGTTTGAAACGAGAAAGCGAAGGCCGCCGCGTGCCGGTAATTGTATTTACCAAAGGCGGCGGTTTGTGGCTGGAAAAAATGGCCGACACCGGTGCCGATGCCCTCGGCTTGGATTGGACGTGCAACATCGGCGAAGCCCGCAAGCGCGTGGGCGGTAAAGTGGCGCTGCAAGGCAATTTCGACCCGTTCGCCCTGTTCGGCACGCCGGAGAGCATCCGTGCCGAAGCCGCCCGCATTCTGGAAGCATACGGCAACGGCAGCGGCCATGTGTTCAATCTCGGCCACGGCATCAACCAACATGCCGACCCCGAACACGCTAAATTGCTGGTGGACACGGTGCACGAATTGTCTCGACACTATCACCGTTAA
- a CDS encoding electron transfer flavoprotein-ubiquinone oxidoreductase gives MTELIERDSMQYDVVIVGAGPSGLSAAIRLKQLAAKAEREISICVVEKGSEVGAHILSGAVIDPRTLGELFPDWQALGAPLTRSVTEDKVLFLTENKAFKLPTTPSFNNLGNYIISLGQLCRWLAEQAENLGVEIYPGFAASEILYHADGSVKGIATGNMGVGKDGEPTGNFQPGMELWAQQTIFAEGCRGSLSKQIIKQFALDRDSQAQTYGIGIKEIWEVPAEQCQPGLVVHSTGWPLDSKTYGGSFIYHLDNNQVAVGFVVGLDYQNPYMSPFEEFQRFKTHPEIRKTFENGRRIAYGARALVEGGLQSLPKLSFKGGVLVGDAAGFLNMPRIKGIHTAMKSAMLAAEAVFPVLAEEAGENGAEAVAYNDLFKQSWLFEELHAARNIRPAFKWGLWPAIVYNGLEQYVFKGKTPWTISHHGSDHKSLKKASACQPINYPKPDNKLTFDRLSSVFLANVSHEENQPSHLKLANPDTMIKVNHREYASPETRYCPAGVYEIVQENGGPKLQINAQNCVHCKTCDIKDPTQNITWVCPEGGGGPNYGAM, from the coding sequence ATGACCGAACTTATTGAACGCGACAGCATGCAATACGATGTTGTCATCGTCGGTGCCGGCCCGTCCGGCCTCAGTGCAGCGATAAGGCTGAAACAGCTTGCCGCAAAGGCAGAGCGTGAAATCAGCATCTGCGTGGTTGAAAAAGGTTCCGAAGTCGGCGCGCATATTTTATCCGGCGCGGTAATCGATCCGCGCACACTCGGCGAGCTGTTTCCCGACTGGCAAGCCTTGGGCGCACCGCTCACCCGCAGCGTTACCGAAGACAAAGTGCTGTTTCTAACAGAAAACAAAGCGTTCAAACTCCCAACCACACCCAGTTTCAACAACCTCGGCAACTACATCATCAGCCTCGGCCAACTGTGCCGCTGGCTGGCCGAACAGGCGGAAAATCTGGGCGTGGAAATTTATCCCGGCTTTGCCGCTTCCGAAATTCTCTATCATGCCGACGGCTCGGTCAAAGGCATTGCTACCGGCAATATGGGCGTCGGCAAAGACGGCGAACCCACCGGCAACTTCCAGCCGGGCATGGAATTATGGGCTCAGCAAACCATTTTCGCAGAAGGCTGCCGCGGCTCGCTGAGCAAGCAGATCATCAAGCAGTTTGCCCTCGACAGAGACAGTCAGGCGCAAACCTACGGCATCGGTATCAAAGAAATCTGGGAAGTGCCGGCGGAGCAATGCCAACCCGGTTTGGTGGTACACAGCACAGGCTGGCCGTTAGACAGTAAAACCTATGGCGGCTCGTTCATCTACCATCTCGACAACAACCAAGTTGCCGTCGGTTTTGTGGTCGGTTTGGACTATCAAAACCCTTATATGTCGCCGTTTGAAGAATTCCAACGCTTCAAAACCCATCCGGAAATCCGTAAAACCTTTGAAAACGGCCGCCGTATTGCCTATGGCGCACGCGCGCTGGTTGAAGGCGGTTTGCAAAGCCTGCCCAAATTAAGCTTTAAAGGCGGCGTTTTGGTCGGCGATGCCGCAGGCTTCCTCAATATGCCGCGTATCAAAGGCATACACACCGCCATGAAATCCGCCATGCTGGCCGCCGAAGCCGTGTTTCCCGTTCTTGCCGAAGAAGCGGGCGAAAACGGCGCGGAAGCGGTTGCCTACAACGACTTATTCAAACAGAGCTGGCTGTTTGAAGAGCTGCACGCCGCAAGAAATATCCGCCCCGCTTTCAAGTGGGGTTTGTGGCCTGCCATCGTTTACAACGGCTTGGAACAATACGTTTTCAAAGGTAAAACCCCGTGGACCATCAGCCATCACGGCAGCGACCACAAATCGCTGAAAAAAGCTTCGGCCTGCCAACCCATCAACTATCCGAAACCGGACAACAAGCTGACCTTCGACCGTTTAAGCAGCGTATTCCTTGCCAACGTCAGCCATGAAGAAAACCAACCTTCCCACCTGAAGCTGGCCAATCCCGATACTATGATCAAGGTCAACCACCGCGAATACGCTTCTCCCGAAACGCGCTATTGTCCGGCCGGCGTTTACGAAATTGTTCAGGAAAACGGCGGACCGAAACTGCAAATCAACGCTCAAAACTGCGTCCACTGCAAAACTTGCGACATCAAAGATCCGACCCAAAATATCACATGGGTCTGCCCCGAAGGCGGCGGCGGCCCGAACTACGGAGCGATGTAA
- a CDS encoding sodium-dependent transporter: protein MKTSASWSSRIGFILSAAGSAIGLGAIWKFPYTAGTNGGAVFFLLFLLFTVLIGLPVLLAEFYIGRKSGKNAVDAFKTLAPGSLWHWVGRLGVLACFILLSFYSVVGGWVLNYVVHAFSGSVDAGTDFGALFGQTIADPRGVLFYQGLFMLMTVWVVRSGISGGIEKANKYLMPALFILFLVLVVRSVSLPGAMAGVEFLLKPDWHYFNPQTMLVALGQAFFALSLGVSAMITYAAYLGEKQDVFRSANSVMWLNLLVSLLAGLVIFPAVFAFGFKPDQGPGLIFVVLPAVFQHIPFGEVLFAVFMVLVSFATLTSAFAMLETVIAAVIRNDESKRRSRTWQIGLAIFLVGIPSALSFGVMQDFTVFGKTVFDLWDYLITAWIMPVGALCISLFVAWVQDRHTVINHMRSGSTMPALVPQLWYNALRYLTPIAIVLVFANTLGWI from the coding sequence ATGAAAACATCCGCTTCTTGGTCTTCCAGAATCGGCTTTATCCTTTCCGCCGCCGGTTCGGCCATCGGTTTGGGTGCTATTTGGAAATTCCCTTATACCGCCGGTACCAACGGTGGCGCTGTCTTTTTTCTGCTGTTTCTGCTGTTTACCGTGTTAATCGGTTTGCCTGTTTTGCTGGCTGAGTTTTATATCGGCCGTAAAAGCGGTAAGAATGCGGTTGATGCGTTTAAAACGTTGGCGCCGGGCAGTCTTTGGCATTGGGTCGGGCGTTTGGGTGTGCTGGCTTGCTTTATCTTGCTGTCTTTTTACAGCGTGGTCGGCGGCTGGGTTTTGAATTATGTGGTGCATGCGTTTAGCGGTTCGGTTGATGCGGGAACGGATTTCGGGGCGCTGTTCGGGCAAACGATTGCCGATCCTCGGGGTGTGCTGTTTTATCAGGGCCTGTTTATGCTGATGACGGTTTGGGTGGTGCGCAGCGGCATTTCGGGGGGCATTGAAAAGGCCAATAAGTATTTGATGCCGGCGCTGTTTATTTTGTTTTTGGTGTTGGTTGTGCGCTCGGTCAGCCTGCCGGGGGCGATGGCCGGGGTGGAGTTTCTGCTGAAACCGGATTGGCATTATTTTAATCCACAAACGATGCTGGTGGCCTTGGGTCAGGCGTTTTTTGCGTTGAGCTTGGGTGTGTCGGCCATGATTACTTATGCTGCGTATTTGGGGGAGAAGCAGGATGTGTTCCGTTCGGCCAATAGTGTGATGTGGCTGAATCTGTTGGTGTCACTGCTGGCGGGCTTGGTGATTTTTCCGGCGGTTTTTGCCTTCGGCTTTAAGCCGGATCAGGGGCCGGGGCTGATTTTTGTGGTGCTGCCTGCGGTGTTCCAGCATATTCCGTTCGGCGAAGTGCTGTTTGCAGTGTTTATGGTTTTGGTTTCGTTTGCAACGTTGACTTCGGCGTTTGCTATGTTGGAAACGGTGATTGCGGCGGTTATCCGCAATGATGAAAGCAAACGGCGCAGCCGCACATGGCAAATCGGTTTGGCTATTTTTCTGGTCGGGATTCCTTCGGCCTTGTCGTTCGGGGTGATGCAGGATTTTACGGTGTTCGGCAAAACGGTGTTTGATCTTTGGGATTATTTGATTACGGCGTGGATTATGCCTGTGGGTGCGCTGTGTATTTCGCTGTTTGTGGCTTGGGTTCAAGACCGCCATACCGTCATAAACCATATGCGTTCGGGCAGCACGATGCCGGCTTTGGTTCCGCAGCTTTGGTATAACGCGCTGCGCTATCTGACGCCGATTGCCATTGTGTTGGTTTTTGCCAATACGCTCGGTTGGATTTAA